The Brassica napus cultivar Da-Ae chromosome C7, Da-Ae, whole genome shotgun sequence genome has a segment encoding these proteins:
- the LOC106409848 gene encoding transcription factor bHLH126-like: MDPYQNSNPRGNQEHMPFGSAGDGGSGGSDIPQGTVDNKQKKKLLHRDIERQRRQEMATLFASLRDHLPLQYIKGKRAVSEHVGGAVNFIKDTETRIKELSARRDELIRETCYTSNPDLARTASELGNSVPASVMVQPCVSGFEVAVSSDSSGPQALPLSRVLEALQELGLEVISSLTTRVNERLIHTIRVEVNSFGCLNLAWLQQKLVEELIPSTGY, encoded by the exons ATGGATCCTTATCAGAATTCTAATCCGAGAGGGAACCAGGAACATATGCCATTTGGCTCAGCCGGCGACGGTGGCAGTGGTGGCTCCGATATCCCCCAAGGAACAGTTGACAataagcagaagaagaagcttctcCACCGCGACATCGAACGCCAGAGAAGACAAGAAATGGCTACACTTTTTGCTTCTCTTCGTGATCACCTACCTCTTCAATACATCAAG GGGAAGAGAGCTGTTTCGGAACATGTAGGCGGAGCGGTTAATTTTATTAAGGACACGGAAACAAGGATTAAAGAACTCAGTGCAAGAAGAGACGAGCTAATTAGAGAAACATGTTATACATCGAATCCGGATCTAGCAAGAACTGCATCCGAGTTAGGCAACTCGGTTCCGGCGAGTGTGATGGTGCAACCATGCGTGAGCGGTTTCGAAGTGGCGGTGAGCAGCGACTCGTCAGGTCCACAAGCTTTGCCACTCTCAAGAGTGCTTGAGGCACTTCAGGAGCTAGGGCTTGAAGTCATCAGCTCTCTCACAACAAGAGTTAATGAGAGGCTCATACACACTATTAGAGTCGAG GTTAATAGTTTTGGATGCTTGAACTTAGCTTGGTTGCAGCAGAAGCTAGTTGAGGAGTTGATACCTTCGACGGGGTACTAA
- the LOC106408444 gene encoding gibberellin 20 oxidase 1-like: protein KLYFKIYLIKVHTTNSLLPKKLIKYYKTKIEAVLYDLNACLLYKDSKDPWIPYCLARLTYSSTKDLSKMVSCVTTSPQEEDTPKLDLGNIQRPPIFNPSMLNLQATIPNQFIWPDDEKPCTEAPELDVPLIDLQNFLSASSSPSATLEASRLISEACSKHGFFLVVNHGISEELISDAHECMARFFDMPPSEKQKVQRKPGESCGYASSFTGRFSTKLPWKETLSFRFCDDKNSPNTVQDYFCDALGHELEPLGKVYQEYCEAMSSLSLKIMELLGLSLGVSRDYFREFFEENDSIMRLNYYPPCQKPDLTLGTGPHCDPTSLTILHQDNVNGLQVFVENQWRSISPNPKAFVVNIGDTFMALSNNRYMSCLHRAVVNSQSERKSLAFFLCPNKDRVVKPPRELLDSNAPRRYPDFTWSMLLEFTQKHYRADMNTLQAFSDWLIPRSPSNK, encoded by the exons aagctttattttaaaatctatcttATCAAAGTACATACGACGAATTCTCTTCTTCCAAAGAAACTTATTAagtattataaaacaaaaattgaagCAGTATTATACGACTTAAATGCttgcttattatataaagaCTCCAAGGACCCTTGGATCCCGTATTGCCTAGCAAGACTCACTTACTCATCAACGAAAGATTTATCAAAAATGGTGAGCTGCGTAACAACATCTCCACAGGAAGAAGACACACCAAAACTAGACCTTGGTAACATTCAGAGACCACCAATCTTCAACCCTTCAATGCTTAACCTCCAAGCCACTATCCCAAACCAATTCATTTGGCCTGACGATGAAAAACCTTGCACCGAAGCTCCCGAGCTTGACGTTCCCCTCATCGATCTCCAAAACTTTCTCTCTGCTTCCTCTTCTCCCTCCGCCACTTTAGAAGCTTCTAGGCTCATCTCCGAGGCATGTAGCAAGCACGGCTTCTTCCTAGTGGTCAATCACGGCATCAGCGAAGAGCTTATATCAGATGCTCATGAATGCATGGCCCGCTTCTTCGATATGCCTCCCTCCGAGAAACAAAAGGTTCAGAGAAAACCCGGCGAGAGTTGTGGCTACGCAAGCAGTTTCACCGGCCGCTTCTCCACCAAGCTTCCATGGAAGGAAACCCTTTCTTTCCGGTTCTGCGACGACAAGAACAGCCCAAACACTGTTCAAGATTACTTCTGCGATGCGTTGGGACATGAGCTTGAGCCACTTGG GAAGGTGTATCAAGAGTACTGTGAGGCAATGAGTTCCTTGTCACTGAAGATCATGGAGCTTCTAGGGCTAAGTTTAGGCGTATCTCGAGACTACTTTAGAGAGTTTTTCGAAGAAAATGATTCGATTATGAGACTGAACTACTACCCTCCATGTCAAAAACCAGATCTTACATTAGGAACAGGACCTCATTGTGATCCAACTTCTCTCACCATCCTTCACCAAGACAATGTTAATGGTCTTCAAGTCTTTGTCGAAAATCAATGGCGCTCCATTAGTCCCAACCCCAAGGCCTTTGTGGTCAATATAGGCGACACTTTCATG GCTCTATCGAACAATAGATACATGAGCTGCTTGCACCGGGCGGTGGTGAACAGCCAGAGCGAGAGGAAATCACTTGCCTTCTTCTTGTGTCCGAATAAAGACAGAGTAGTGAAGCCACCAAGAGAGCTTTTGGACAGCAACGCACCAAGGAGATACCCTGACTTCACTTGGTCTATGTTGCTTGAGTTCACCCAGAAACACTATAGAGCagacatgaacactctccaGGCCTTCTCAGATTGGCTTATACCAAGAAGCccatcaaataaataa
- the LOC106407545 gene encoding MADS-box protein AGL71-like — translation MVRGKIEIKRIENVTSRQVTFSKRRKGLLKKAHELSVLCDAQVAAIVFSQKGRLYDFASSDMQKMMERYDIHRSEYFGAERLQKQQFVQEVKNEMAKTLDQIELLQLHCRKLMGQDLDSCSVEELKEITIKLEKSLTIVRSRKAKLNEDTIEKLKAEISGEKEVLNETSSLQQMFEEPTLWMHSRSLESEMSGPSCGYGNMNISDVKTELSIGLPESRE, via the exons ATGGTGAGAGGAAAGATCGAGATCAAAAGAATCGAGAACGTGACGAGCAGACAAGTCACGTTCTCCAAGCGTAGGAAAGGTCTCTTGAAGAAAGCTCACGAGCTTTCAGTTCTATGCGATGCTCAAGTCGCAGCCATTGTATTTTCTCAAAAAGGAAGATTATATGATTTCGCAAGCTCCGA CATGCAGAAGATGATGGAGAGATATGATATACATAGGAGCGAGTATTTTGGGGCAGAGAGACTACAAAAACAGCAATTTGTGCAGGAGGTCAAGAACGAAATGGCGAAAACGTTAGACCAGATTGAACTTCTTCAACTTCATTGCCG GAAACTGATGGGGCAAGATTTGGATTCGTGTTCAGTGGAGGAACTCAAGGAGATAACTATCAAACTTGAGAAAAGCCTCACTATTGTAAGATCAAGAAAG GCTAAGTTAAATGAAGATACGATAGAGAAACTAAAAGCAGAG ATTTCAGGAGAGAAAGAAGTCTTGAACGAGACAAGTAGTCTACAACAAATG TTTGAAGAACCAACCTTGTGGATGCACTCGAGGAGTCTAGAGAGTGAGATGAGTGGACCATCATGTGGTTATGGAAACATGAACATATCGGATGTCAAAACTGAGTTGTCCATCGGATTGCCTGAAAGTCGTGAGTGA